A genome region from Bemisia tabaci chromosome 3, PGI_BMITA_v3 includes the following:
- the LOC109036331 gene encoding OV-16 antigen has protein sequence MSPCSLNHAALLVVTFVSVAKGLIKYNSVLLSKPEHYYFEEELTAKGIIPEVVPRAPFRIVYLEYLNKNHSVLPGAKFMVGRPDGPVAKEPYNVTWGANATDMYTLCLFDFDAPVRAAPVLRSYIHWLVGNIPGAGVKNGETFFEYFPLRARADTGTHRYVMLIWRQPKILEFKEPYRNGTDEDDRVDFSINEFEKKYQLEPPIALTYFECEYDHTIKNPHLRYDDEEVKRKNEELRKNAKPYDDLTEWVG, from the exons ATGTCTCCATGTTCTCTGAATCATGCTGCTCTCTTGGTAGTAACTTTCGTTTCAGTAGCGAAAGGTCTCATCAAATACAATAGCGTCCTCCTGTCGAAACCAGAGCATTATTATTTTGAAGAGGAGTTAACTGCGAAAGGCATCATTCCGGAGGTTGTGCCACGAGCACCGTTTAGAATAGTTTAT CTTGAGTATCTCAATAAAAATCATTCAGTTTTACCGGGCGCCAAATTTATGGTAGGACGACCAGACGGACCGGTTGCTAAGGAACCATATAATGTTACATGGGGAGCGAATGCAACTGATATGTACACTCTGTGCCTATTTG ATTTTGATGCCCCTGTGCGAGCAGCTCCAGTCTTACGGAGTTACATACATTGGTTAGTCGGGAACATACCTGGAGCAGGCGTGAAAAATGGAGAgacattttttgaatattttcctctgaGAGCCCGTGCTGACACAG GGACTCATAGATACGTCATGCTCATTTGGAGGCAGCCAAAAATCTTGGAATTCAAAGAACCGTATCGCAACGGAAC agaTGAGGATGATCGTGTCGATTTCAGCATAAATGAATTTGAGAAGAAGTACCAACTGGAACCTCCGATCGCTCTCACATACTTCGAGTGTGAATATGATCACACGATTAAGAACCCACACTTACGATACGACGACGAGGAAGTGAAGAGGAAGAACGAGGAACTGAGGAAAAATGCGAAACCATATGACGATTTGACAGAATGGGTGGGATAA
- the LOC109036332 gene encoding protein D3: MEKLLDPLRSFMLYRHFLGGSLMIIVYHLSFNSAQTLEETVVLKDLEEKLETQKFKEIFDKPLENTIELQWDHGKYIVKAGDKVDIEKVYEKPTSVIWDADLDYYYTLVLYDYDAPLRVHPHLRSFVHWMIGNIPEKSLTAGTTFYDYYGLKLFEKGDVHRYVMVIYRQNGKITRWAEPFVNNKTDAMRAYYNQSEFQEKYSLGVPYAFTFFTSEVNKS, translated from the exons atggaaaaactaCTCGATCCTTTGCGTAGTTTTATGCTGTATAGGCATTTCTTAGGAGGAAGTTTAATGATTATAGTCTACCATCTCTCATTTAATTCTGCTCAAACATTAGAAGAAACTGTTGTATTGAAggatttagaggaaaaattggagacgcaaaaatttaaagaaatcttTGATAAGCCACTAGAAAATACAATTGAA CTCCAATGGGACCATGGGAAATATATAGTCAAGGCGGGGGATAAGGTAGACATAGAAAAAGTGTACGAGAAGCCAACAAGTGTCATTTGGGATGCAGACCTAGATTATTACTACACACTCGTGCTTTATG ACTACGATGCTCCATTGAGAGTTCATCCACACTTGCGTAGCTTTGTTCATTGGATGATCGGGAATATTCCAGAAAAAAGCTTGACAGCAGGAACGACTTTTTACGATTATTACGGTctcaaactttttgaaaaaggaG ACGTTCATCGGTACGTTATGGTGATTTACAGGCAGAACGGAAAAATTACTCGTTGGGCGGAGCCATTTGTTAATAACaa GACTGACGCGATGCGTGCATATTATAATCaatcagaatttcaagaaaagtatAGCCTTGGGGTTCCCTACGCGTTCACCttttttacatctgaagtaaaCAAATCTTGA
- the LOC140224293 gene encoding protein D1-like isoform X1, giving the protein MVCFDSADKLSPRLCIIALKVSIIFAFNPQYPRTTKDIEEVFLRHKVVPDVVSLAPDHLMRIDYRRRPTVDVDYGNDIHYFQMKKKPLFLYWPYENNDYYTMIMTVPSLFRPDAPTAEHPFQKEWQHWMVVNIPEVHWQRGEELTQYLGMIWELGQANSRKRYVFLVFRHPDGKRIPFDEQYTGEKYDVFRDSDIIDQRLRRAHFSTRKFMAKYNFSRPWAGNFFYGRVNTTYGYIKPTDYDVQHNYDFWRDETWDPDLN; this is encoded by the exons atggtTTGTTTTGATAGTGCCGATAAGTTATCCCCGAGACTCTGTATCATAGCTCTGAAAGTCAGTATTATTTTTGCGTTCAATCCTCAGTACCCAAGGACAACGAAAGACATAGAGGAAGTTTTCTTAAGACACAAGGTTGTTCCTGATGTTGTTTCGTTGGCGCCGGACCATCTGATGAGG ATTGACTACCGTAGACGGCCGACCGTGGATGTGGACTATGGTAATGATATTCActattttcaaatgaagaagAAGCCATTGTTCCTTTACTGGCCGTATGAGAACAATGATTACTACACGATGATAATGACAG TTCCTTCTTTGTTTAGACCCGATGCACCCACGGCAGAACATCCATTCCAAAAAGAATGGCAACATTGGATGGTCGTAAATATCCCCGAAGTGCACTGGCAGAGGGGTGAGGAGCTCACTCAGTACCTTGGTATGATATGGGAACTCGGGCAGGCAAATT CAAGGAAGCGTTATGTGTTTCTCGTATTTAGACATCCGGACGGTAAAAGGATACCTTTTGACGAGCAGTATACGGGAGAGAAGTATGACGTCTTTAGAGATTCTGA TATCATTGATCAACGGCTACGTCGAGCGCACTTTTCCACTCGAAAATTTATGGCAAAATATAATTTCAGCAGACCATGGGCAGGAAATTTCTTCTACGGAAGAGTGAACACGACTTACGGATATATCAAGCCTACTGACTACGACGTCCAGCATAATTATGATTTTTGGAGGGACGAAACGTGGGATCCAGATCTCAATTGA
- the LOC140224293 gene encoding OV-16 antigen-like isoform X2: MVCFDSADKLSPRLCIIALKVSIIFAFNPQYPRTTKDIEEVFLRHKVVPDVVSLAPDHLMRIDYRRRPTVDVDYGNDIHYFQMKKKPLFLYWPYENNDYYTMIMTARKRYVFLVFRHPDGKRIPFDEQYTGEKYDVFRDSDIIDQRLRRAHFSTRKFMAKYNFSRPWAGNFFYGRVNTTYGYIKPTDYDVQHNYDFWRDETWDPDLN; the protein is encoded by the exons atggtTTGTTTTGATAGTGCCGATAAGTTATCCCCGAGACTCTGTATCATAGCTCTGAAAGTCAGTATTATTTTTGCGTTCAATCCTCAGTACCCAAGGACAACGAAAGACATAGAGGAAGTTTTCTTAAGACACAAGGTTGTTCCTGATGTTGTTTCGTTGGCGCCGGACCATCTGATGAGG ATTGACTACCGTAGACGGCCGACCGTGGATGTGGACTATGGTAATGATATTCActattttcaaatgaagaagAAGCCATTGTTCCTTTACTGGCCGTATGAGAACAATGATTACTACACGATGATAATGACAG CAAGGAAGCGTTATGTGTTTCTCGTATTTAGACATCCGGACGGTAAAAGGATACCTTTTGACGAGCAGTATACGGGAGAGAAGTATGACGTCTTTAGAGATTCTGA TATCATTGATCAACGGCTACGTCGAGCGCACTTTTCCACTCGAAAATTTATGGCAAAATATAATTTCAGCAGACCATGGGCAGGAAATTTCTTCTACGGAAGAGTGAACACGACTTACGGATATATCAAGCCTACTGACTACGACGTCCAGCATAATTATGATTTTTGGAGGGACGAAACGTGGGATCCAGATCTCAATTGA
- the LOC140224294 gene encoding protein D2-like yields MTVEFGTIFKMLECEVDPTRISWPYESGLYYTLILTDPDYPTPENPSEREFHHWLVGNILENDFKHGDVITEYIGTIPPDKEATHRFVFVVFEQPHGKIKFNEPSVYEIPPRRKRSRFNTRDFAKNTIWDLLMPSIFFKSSLIIGFPR; encoded by the exons ATGACAGTCGAATTTGGAACGATTTTCAAAATGCTGGAGTGTGAAGTAGACCCAACCCGGATTTCTTGGCCGTACGAAAGTGGCCTTTACTATACATTaatattaacag ATCCGGATTATCCGACCCCTGAAAATCCCTCAGAACGCGAGTTCCACCATTGGCTGGTTGGAAATATCCTCGAGAATGACTTTAAGCACGGAGACGTAATTACGGAATATATTGGGACGATACCTCCAGACAAAGAGG CAACTCATCGATTTGTTTTCGTCGTCTTTGAACAACCGCAcggaaaaatcaaattcaatgaGCCGAGTGTGTATGAAAT ACCACCCCGACGAAAACGAAGTAGATTCAACACTCGAGACTTtgcaaaaaatacaatttgggACCTCCTCATgccgtcaatttttttcaagtcaagTTTAATAATTGGATTCCCACGATGA
- the LOC109041722 gene encoding OV-16 antigen isoform X1 — MRYSLILCFHFKEYDFPDYVSANAIFFISAKEMLSCCSLKLSIIIQTCFLCAIDGKSTSLQPLKISASQPPQKLQNTEQIKEGTGINGVTPTPPLWTFGTLWELLGGNGTTWVDLPTPSTTTAQPTTPKDIELILRNAKIIPDVLNKRPPHEIQVSFYNMPWNLGRIFDKTDVREAPHYLWWISEAETYYTLLLISPDFPGEHDHCLAQYQHWVVVNIPGLWVEGGETLASYVGLEPYGIGKHRFVLLLFKQPSREKIGFSDELIYTRKDVFNRGNFSALRFATKYDLGDPIAVNFCVLDMDILPEPFY, encoded by the exons ATGCGATACTCGTTAATCTTATGCTTTCACTTTAAAGAGTATGATTTTCCCGACTATGTGTCAGCAAACGCGATTTTTTTCATTAGCGCGAAGGAGATGCTATCTTGTTGCAGCCTCAAGCTATCAATTATTATTCAGACATGCTTCCTTTGcgcaattgatggaaaatcaacGAGCTTGCAGCCTCTTAAAATTTCAGCCTCGCAACCCCCCCAAAAATTGCAGAACACAGAGCAAATCAAAGAAGGGACGGGTATAAATGGCGTCACTCCAACCCCTCCTCTCTGGACATTTGGAACCTTATGGGAACTATTAGGGGGCAATGGAACAACTTGGGTCGACCTGCCAACTCCATCGACGACCACCGCTCAGCCAACAACCCCGAAAGACATAGAACTGATCCTCAGGAATGCCAAGATCATCCCGGATGTGCTAAACAAAAGACCACCTCATGAAATTCAG GTGTCATTTTATAATATGCCCTGGAATTTGGGTAGAATTTTTGATAAAACCGATGTGCGCGAGGCTCCACACTACTTATGGTGGATCTCTGAGGCGGAAACGTATTATACGCTCCTTTTGATAA GTCCAGATTTTCCCGGCGAACATGATCATTGTTTAGCGCAATATCAACACTGGGTCGTGGTAAACATACCTGGTTTATGGGTCGAAGGAGGTGAAACACTCGCATCATACGTAGGCCTGGAACCGTATGGCATCG GGAAACATAGATTCGTTCTCCTTCTATTCAAGCAGCCAAGCAGAGAGAAAATCGGATTTTCTGATGAATTAATCTACACAAGAAA agacgTATTTAACCGAGGGAATTTTTCGGCCTTGAGGTTTGCTACAAAGTATGACTTAGGTGACCCCATAGCTGTCAACTTCTGTGTATTGGACATGGATATTCTGCCCGAACCGTTTTACTGA
- the LOC109041722 gene encoding protein D1 isoform X2 produces MLSCCSLKLSIIIQTCFLCAIDGKSTSLQPLKISASQPPQKLQNTEQIKEGTGINGVTPTPPLWTFGTLWELLGGNGTTWVDLPTPSTTTAQPTTPKDIELILRNAKIIPDVLNKRPPHEIQVSFYNMPWNLGRIFDKTDVREAPHYLWWISEAETYYTLLLISPDFPGEHDHCLAQYQHWVVVNIPGLWVEGGETLASYVGLEPYGIGKHRFVLLLFKQPSREKIGFSDELIYTRKDVFNRGNFSALRFATKYDLGDPIAVNFCVLDMDILPEPFY; encoded by the exons ATGCTATCTTGTTGCAGCCTCAAGCTATCAATTATTATTCAGACATGCTTCCTTTGcgcaattgatggaaaatcaacGAGCTTGCAGCCTCTTAAAATTTCAGCCTCGCAACCCCCCCAAAAATTGCAGAACACAGAGCAAATCAAAGAAGGGACGGGTATAAATGGCGTCACTCCAACCCCTCCTCTCTGGACATTTGGAACCTTATGGGAACTATTAGGGGGCAATGGAACAACTTGGGTCGACCTGCCAACTCCATCGACGACCACCGCTCAGCCAACAACCCCGAAAGACATAGAACTGATCCTCAGGAATGCCAAGATCATCCCGGATGTGCTAAACAAAAGACCACCTCATGAAATTCAG GTGTCATTTTATAATATGCCCTGGAATTTGGGTAGAATTTTTGATAAAACCGATGTGCGCGAGGCTCCACACTACTTATGGTGGATCTCTGAGGCGGAAACGTATTATACGCTCCTTTTGATAA GTCCAGATTTTCCCGGCGAACATGATCATTGTTTAGCGCAATATCAACACTGGGTCGTGGTAAACATACCTGGTTTATGGGTCGAAGGAGGTGAAACACTCGCATCATACGTAGGCCTGGAACCGTATGGCATCG GGAAACATAGATTCGTTCTCCTTCTATTCAAGCAGCCAAGCAGAGAGAAAATCGGATTTTCTGATGAATTAATCTACACAAGAAA agacgTATTTAACCGAGGGAATTTTTCGGCCTTGAGGTTTGCTACAAAGTATGACTTAGGTGACCCCATAGCTGTCAACTTCTGTGTATTGGACATGGATATTCTGCCCGAACCGTTTTACTGA